A genomic stretch from Chloroflexota bacterium includes:
- a CDS encoding nucleotidyltransferase domain-containing protein produces the protein MTDRLALAPRHRAMLEVLLREHVPSAEVWAYGSRVNGAAHDASDLDLAVRGPGLQPLDDSFYALLEALEQSNLPILVQAHDWARLPDSFRREIERDYVVVQQAAPLPSP, from the coding sequence ACCGTGCCATGCTTGAAGTCCTGCTGCGCGAGCATGTCCCGTCAGCCGAGGTGTGGGCTTACGGCAGCCGCGTTAATGGCGCAGCCCACGACGCCAGCGACCTCGACCTCGCGGTCCGCGGCCCCGGCCTGCAACCACTCGACGACAGCTTCTACGCCCTGCTTGAAGCGCTGGAGCAGTCCAATCTCCCCATCCTCGTTCAGGCCCACGACTGGGCAAGGCTCCCTGATAGCTTCCGGCGTGAAATTGAACGCGATTACGTTGTAGTACAACAGGCCGCCCCTCTTCCATCCCCGTA